The stretch of DNA TCCTCAGGGAGATTTGATAGTATTCATTCAGGAAAAAGAGCACAAACATTTCGTGAGGGACGAGGCGGATCTCTTTATCGAGGCGAAGATCACGTTTTCGCAGGCGGCTCTCGGAGCAGAAATTGAGATTCCGACTCTCTCCGGTAAAGCGAAACTCAAAGTTCCCCCGGGTGTGCAGTCCGGAAGGTTTTTGAGAATGCGCGGAAAAGGTTTACCAAAACTGCGCGGTGGAAGAAATGGAGACCAGATGGTGAGAATACAGGTCTGGACACCATCGAAAGTCACCGAAGCGCAAAGAGAGTTGTTCAAAAAGCTCGAAAGAACTAACGGAGTCAAACCGCCGGAAGCCGTGGGCAAGGGCTCCTTTGAGAATATGTCGGAGAACCTTTAGGGCATAATAATTACACTTAATTTTATGTAGAACAGATAATGTTTAAGACAAAATTATTCACGGATAAGGAATCTGTTGCGATAGGATTTTTAGCGATTACGTTTATAATCGGTATGGGCATAAATTATATCAGAGACGGAATAGCCGAAGAGAGATTAGAGGAATCAGTTCCGCTGATGTTGAAAGAGATAGCGAGGTTCAAAAAGACCTCTGCGATGATCGAGTCCCGGATCACGGAAGAGGTGGATACATTCAGGTTGAACGAAGACGGCTCCCTCCGGGCCATCGAAATCAACAGAGCCGGATTTGATGCATTGACACTGCTTCCCGGCATAGGTCCTGTAATCGCAGAACGAATCTTAACCCGGAGAAATAACGAGGGTCCATTCGAGAGGGCTGAAGATCTCCTGTCCGTGAGGGGCATCGGCGTCAAGAAATTTGCAAAGATAGAAAAATTTATCGTCATGGGAAATTTGGACAATTCAACGGAGGAATAATTATACTGCGGAGGTGCTGTGATTAAACTTAATGGCGTGATTAAACTGTTTGATCGGATTAAACTGTATGACGTGATTAAACCGTATGATAAAAGAACGTCTTATTATCTTGACTCCGTAATAGGCGTCATGGCTGTGTTCTTATTGTTGGTCATATTCGTTCCGCAGTCAATCTGGAGCGATGAGGTCGAGCTTAAGGAGGAGTGCCAGGTTCGGATGGAGAACCTTTATGAGCTGGAAATAGAATTTTACAGGCTTGTCAACAGATTTCCGTACTCACCCGAGGAAGCGATGATTATTGTCCGGGCTGTAATGGAATCAGCTAAATCGGACACGGGATTTTTCGGAGCCGAAACCTTAATGATCGATACCTCCGTTTATTACATAGACACTCAAGGTGATATGGTTGCGAGAGTCGACACCCTGATGACGATGCCGATATCCGAAGTGCTGTTCAGCTGTCCGTTCGCGCACGAACGATATCGGGTGGACATCAAAAATAACAGAACGATATATATCGCCTGTCCGATTAAGAAAGAGTTGAATCCGTTTAAGATTGTGATGGTTGAACCGGATGATTCCCTCAGAAGTCTTTACTCGGAGGTTATCAACGAGGATAACTATGAAATACGCAGTGTTGGAACGCTGAAAGAAGCTTCGGCTATACAGGAAAAATGGAAGCCGGAATTAGTGGTTATAGACGATAGGCTTATAACAGCGTCGAATATTGAGGTGGTCGACAGAATGTATGAAATCGACGAAGACGCCCTTATTTTATTGATGATGCTTGAAGAGCCCGATACTACGGGAAAAGCCGAAAAACAGCTGCCGATAGTAAATGGAACCGTACCCTATTCGTTTACGCTCGGTGATCTCAAGGATAGGATCAACGAAGCAGTGCTTGGTACTCCAAGGCGCTGGCTGAGAGAAGACTATTATCAGCGTAAATATCTATTTTTCAGTATGGTCGATTCTATTCACGGTTACATAGAAGACGGAGACCGTTCCTGGATCTTCGGCGATGAATAGATAGTTTATTAATTAGGAAGGTTCGATAAAATTGAGCGGGAAACAAAACGATCTACTCCCCTGTATGGGAATTACCATTGAGGGACATATAATTCGTTCGGTTGAGATCGATCAGGCTGGAGATTCTGCGAAATTGCTCGCCGTAAATGAGGTTGAAGCGTCAGGTGAACGATGGACGGACCTTAGATATGATCAACAAACGGTGGATAATATACTTTCCTATCTTGACCCGATGATCAACGGATTGCCTGAGCAGCCGGGCTCTATAGCATTTGCTGTGAACCGGAGCTCATCTATAATCAAGGTTCATCTCGTGGACTCGGGGCTGCCGGAGGATGAGAAAGAAGAATTTGTCCTATGGGAAGCCAACAAGAGGTTCGGCGATTACTCGGACGACTATTATGTCGACTTATATCCACTTTCAACGGAGGTTCCGAAATTCAGTAAGTATCTGTCTGTGGCGCTGAAAAAAGATACAATAGAGCTGTTCGAATCATTGAGTTCGTCCTTAAAAGTCCCTTTAGAAATACTTGACGTCGACCTATTAGCGGGAATCAACTCAATTTTATTTCTTTATGAAGCGGCTTCCTCCGGCAATATAGCGGTCCTGAGGTACCTCGACGGAGAATGCGCGCTTACGCTTCTAAACAACGGGGAATTTTCAGGAAGCGTTCTTTTTCAGAGTGACGGAAGCGGCGACACTTTCACACTGGACAGGTCGGACATGGAGGGCGGTATAGAAGAATTAATGGCTTCCCTCTTCTCCGGAAGCATCACCTTGCCGCTAAAAGACGTAGATAGGCTTTATTTCTATTCGGGTAATGAAAAAGGCAATTTCCTGCAACCTCTTATTGAGAAAGCGGACGATGAACAGATAATTCAGGTTGATCCTTTCGCAACTCTTGAAATTAGCGATGACGTCGCTAATACTCTATTGAAGAACAATCCCGCAAGATTTACGGAAACTCTCGGAATGGCTGTCAGAACATTGAGCACAGCGTAACTATCGCGAAAGCATGGTAAAAGTAAATCTATTAAGAAAAGAAAAAACGGCAGATGCAGAACCCTCCGGCGTTGTCGAGGATTTTGTAGGAACGGCTGCTGCTCCCGACGAACCGGAGCCGCCTACTAAAAAAGAAAAGGCGGGTAAAAAAGGCGGGCGTTTCAAAACCGTTCTGCTGATCTTCCTTGCAATTGCCGCCGCAGGTTCGGCATATGTTTTATACACAAAGGGATGGGAATTTACCGGTACCGATACCGACCCGGAAAAGAAGATTGTTATAGCGGATGAAACTCCGATGGAGTTACCGTCTGCGGCAAAACCCGACAAACCGGTTGAAAAAGCTAGTCCAAAAAAGCTTTCGACTCCAATTAAAGCCACAGAGAAGCAAACGCCGCGTACGCCAAAGGTTAAATCACGCCAGCCTGCAAAGCGAAAATCACCGATTATGGCAGGGGACGGGTTAAGACAAATCATAGAGGGCAGGATCATCCTTGACGTGTTCAGAGGAATAGTAGCGTCAATAGAAAAAGGTTCGGGAAACCTGAAGTTGAGTGTCTCGCCAAGCCGTGTAACCCTCGCTCTCGGATTGAATTCAAGAGATGACGCGGCTCTGCTCCTGAGGAGTATACGTCAGAGATGGCCTATGAGTAATCTGAGGGCGGTAAGATTTCAATCGCCTACAGTTCCAACCGGCTATAATTATTCAACACAGTTCGATGGAAGCGTAAAGTTCAAAGGAGTGACTCCATCGTCCGGCACTTCAAAGCGCAGAGTGTTAGC from Candidatus Neomarinimicrobiota bacterium encodes:
- a CDS encoding helix-hairpin-helix domain-containing protein codes for the protein MFKTKLFTDKESVAIGFLAITFIIGMGINYIRDGIAEERLEESVPLMLKEIARFKKTSAMIESRITEEVDTFRLNEDGSLRAIEINRAGFDALTLLPGIGPVIAERILTRRNNEGPFERAEDLLSVRGIGVKKFAKIEKFIVMGNLDNSTEE